In a genomic window of Colius striatus isolate bColStr4 chromosome 2, bColStr4.1.hap1, whole genome shotgun sequence:
- the TAGAP gene encoding T-cell activation Rho GTPase-activating protein isoform X1, with the protein MKVLSNCNTSKTLNAGNMESLIECQSEADAKKCAPLIPAETEGGLCHSTDRIKKRKKVISQSFTLRRSSASGNSQGHLVSGAKIALFGQPLAIICGEDDTLPQPIQDLLVILYMKGPSTEGIFRKAANEKARKELKEDLNKGRTVDLKSKSVHLLAVVLKDFLRNIPSRLLLADLYEKWMQALEKPNKQEKIEELKEVADKLPRPNLVLLKHLLSLLQHISQSAESNRMDSSNLAICVGPNMLSPQTDTTFPLEVQKEMNDKVTVLVEFLINNCSEIFGDDTAFPACASAEESPEHTDSSTEQLCAAQQNDSAYDSPDPEAEGSPCTSQMEQPKGRSTSVSRRYPTHISAPSLTHFRNAISTMDRRYSEPDLSFQNRFECRIRNQKLNKSEDNFPVQQKQLGLEALEKRLAILPSQLSTDSLPKTSSSCSLESSDGSVFTSSPVVSPSSPKRTFLNRPQSFCTKATEDCNTPNREIKKHSMSFSFANHRKTLIKTQSWGPGKNVGFQRDSYTKKEDQFSCRVVQGSSLDNDKPLPVAYQQRPRFRSADEVFREVDQRNPRRPPSYEEATKNCLSTEVPFHNLTVQTMRLKVSKQDALLPHPCSSSAQDTAYMALRDLPSGRISATKDPDVETESLSVTVGINSRVSLPVTPGVYRLRAMSESCQKNKLEYLARRCSQPVFEVDQIQYAKESYV; encoded by the exons ATGAAAGTGTTAAGCAACTGTAATACT TCAAAGACGCTAAATGCTGGGAACATGGAGAGTCTGATTGAGTGCCAGTCagag GCTGATGCCAAGAAATGTGCCCCGCTGATCCCAGCAGAGACTGAAGGTGGACTTTGCCACTCAACTG acagaataaagaaaagaaagaaggtgaTATCGCAGTCATTCACTCTCAGACGAAGCTCTGCCAGTGGGAATTCCCAAGGGCATCTAGTCTCGGGTGCCAAAATCGCTCTGTTTGGACAGCCTCTCGCAATTATCTGTGGGGAAGACGACACACTTCCCCAACCAATCCAG gatCTCCTAGTTATATTGTATATGAAAGGACCCTCCACTGAAGGGATATTCAGAAAAGCTGCCAATGAGAAAGCACGAAAGGAGTTGAAAGAAGACCTAAACAAAGGCAGGACTGTTGATTTGAAAAGCAAATCTGTGCACCTGTTGGCAGTGGTCCTGAAG GACTTCCTCAGAAATATTCCCTCCAGACTTCTGTTGGCTGACCTCTATGAGAAGTGGATGCAAGCTCTTGAGAAGCcaaacaagcaggaaaaaattgAAGAATTGAAAGA GGTGGCTGACAAACTGCCCAGACCAAACCTCGTCTTGCTCAAGCACCTgctctctctgctccagcacatcagCCAAAGTGCTGAGTCCAACAGGATGGACTCCAGCAACCTGGCTATCTGCGTGGGCCCAAATATGCTGAGCCCACAGACAGACACCACCTTCCCACTGGAAGTGCAGAAGGAGATGAATGACAAG GTGACAGTGTTGGTGGAGTTCCTCATAAACAACTGCTCGGAAATATTTGGGGATGACACTGCCTTCCCTGCCTGTGCCTCGGCTGAGGAGTCACCAGAGCACACAGACAGCTCCACAG aacaaCTATGTGCTGCTCAACAAAATGACTCTGCCTATGACAGCCCAGATCCTGAAGCTGAAGGCAGCCCCTGCACCTCTCAGATGGAGCAGCCCAAAGGAAGGAGCACTAGTGTTAGCAGGAGATACCCAACACACATCTCCGCACCTTCGCTGACTCATTTCAGAAATGCCATCAGCACAATGGACCGGAGGTACTCCGAGCCAGACCTGTCCTTCCAGAACCGCTTTGAATGCAGGATAAGGAATCAGAAGCTAAACAAAAGTGAGGACAACTTTCCAgttcagcagaagcagctggggTTGGAGGCACTAGAGAAACGCCTTGCAATCTTACCTTCACAATTATCCACTGACTCTCTACCCAAAACATCCTCCAGTTGCTCCCTGGAGAGCTCTGATGGATCAGTCTTCACCAGCTCCCCAGTAGTTTCGCCCTCTAGTCCCAAAAGAACCTTTTTAAATAGGCCTCAGTCCTTTTGCACCAAGGCCACTGAAGACTGCAATACACCCAACAGAGAGATCAAAAAGCATTCCATGTCGTTCTCTTTTGCAAACCACAGGAAAACACTAATAAAAACCCAGAGCTGGGGCCCTGGAAAGAACGTGGGTTTTCAGAGAGACAGTTACACAAAGAAAGAAGATCAGTTCTCCTGCAGAGTTGTCCAGGGGAGCAGCCTGGATAATGACAAACCATTGCCTGTGGCCTATCAGCAAAGGCCTCGTTTCAGGTCAGCTGATGAAGTGTTCAGAGAGGTAGACCAGAGGAATCCTAGAAGACCACCTTCTTACGAAGAGGCAACTAAAAACTGTCTGTCCACTGAAGTTCCCTTCCACAATCTCACGGTTCAAACAATGAGATTAAAGGTGTCAAAGCAGGATGCTTTGCTGCCTCATccatgcagcagctctgcacaggacaCAGCCTATATGGCTCTAAGGGATCTACCCAGTGGCAGAATTTCTGCAACGAAGGATCCTGACGTGGAAACTGAAAGCCTCAGCGTCACGGTGGGAATAAACTCCCGTGTGAGTTTGCCCGTGACTCCGGGAGTCTACCGATTGAGAGCCATGTCTGAATCCTGTCAAAAGAATAAACTGGAGTATTTGGCTCGGAGGTGCAGCCAGCCAGTTTTTGAGGTAGACCAGATCCAGTATGCTAAGGAATCCTATGTCTAA
- the TAGAP gene encoding T-cell activation Rho GTPase-activating protein isoform X2, with protein sequence MKVLSNCNTSKTLNAGNMESLIECQSEADAKKCAPLIPAETEGGLCHSTADRIKKRKKVISQSFTLRRSSASGNSQGHLVSGAKIALFGQPLAIICGEDDTLPQPIQDLLVILYMKGPSTEGIFRKAANEKARKELKEDLNKGRTVDLKSKSVHLLAVVLKDFLRNIPSRLLLADLYEKWMQALEKPNKQEKIEELKEVADKLPRPNLVLLKHLLSLLQHISQSAESNRMDSSNLAICVGPNMLSPQTDTTFPLEVQKEMNDKVTVLVEFLINNCSEIFGDDTAFPACASAEESPEHTDSSTEQLCAAQQNDSAYDSPDPEAEGSPCTSQMEQPKGRSTSVSRRYPTHISAPSLTHFRNAISTMDRRYSEPDLSFQNRFECRIRNQKLNKSEDNFPVQQKQLGLEALEKRLAILPSQLSTDSLPKTSSSCSLESSDGSVFTSSPVVSPSSPKRTFLNRPQSFCTKATEDCNTPNREIKKHSMSFSFANHRKTLIKTQSWGPGKNVGFQRDSYTKKEDQFSCRVVQGSSLDNDKPLPVAYQQRPRFRSADEVFREVDQRNPRRPPSYEEATKNCLSTEVPFHNLTVQTMRLKVSKQDALLPHPCSSSAQDTAYMALRDLPSGRISATKDPDVETESLSVTVGINSRVSLPVTPGVYRLRAMSESCQKNKLEYLARRCSQPVFEVDQIQYAKESYV encoded by the exons ATGAAAGTGTTAAGCAACTGTAATACT TCAAAGACGCTAAATGCTGGGAACATGGAGAGTCTGATTGAGTGCCAGTCagag GCTGATGCCAAGAAATGTGCCCCGCTGATCCCAGCAGAGACTGAAGGTGGACTTTGCCACTCAACTG CAGacagaataaagaaaagaaagaaggtgaTATCGCAGTCATTCACTCTCAGACGAAGCTCTGCCAGTGGGAATTCCCAAGGGCATCTAGTCTCGGGTGCCAAAATCGCTCTGTTTGGACAGCCTCTCGCAATTATCTGTGGGGAAGACGACACACTTCCCCAACCAATCCAG gatCTCCTAGTTATATTGTATATGAAAGGACCCTCCACTGAAGGGATATTCAGAAAAGCTGCCAATGAGAAAGCACGAAAGGAGTTGAAAGAAGACCTAAACAAAGGCAGGACTGTTGATTTGAAAAGCAAATCTGTGCACCTGTTGGCAGTGGTCCTGAAG GACTTCCTCAGAAATATTCCCTCCAGACTTCTGTTGGCTGACCTCTATGAGAAGTGGATGCAAGCTCTTGAGAAGCcaaacaagcaggaaaaaattgAAGAATTGAAAGA GGTGGCTGACAAACTGCCCAGACCAAACCTCGTCTTGCTCAAGCACCTgctctctctgctccagcacatcagCCAAAGTGCTGAGTCCAACAGGATGGACTCCAGCAACCTGGCTATCTGCGTGGGCCCAAATATGCTGAGCCCACAGACAGACACCACCTTCCCACTGGAAGTGCAGAAGGAGATGAATGACAAG GTGACAGTGTTGGTGGAGTTCCTCATAAACAACTGCTCGGAAATATTTGGGGATGACACTGCCTTCCCTGCCTGTGCCTCGGCTGAGGAGTCACCAGAGCACACAGACAGCTCCACAG aacaaCTATGTGCTGCTCAACAAAATGACTCTGCCTATGACAGCCCAGATCCTGAAGCTGAAGGCAGCCCCTGCACCTCTCAGATGGAGCAGCCCAAAGGAAGGAGCACTAGTGTTAGCAGGAGATACCCAACACACATCTCCGCACCTTCGCTGACTCATTTCAGAAATGCCATCAGCACAATGGACCGGAGGTACTCCGAGCCAGACCTGTCCTTCCAGAACCGCTTTGAATGCAGGATAAGGAATCAGAAGCTAAACAAAAGTGAGGACAACTTTCCAgttcagcagaagcagctggggTTGGAGGCACTAGAGAAACGCCTTGCAATCTTACCTTCACAATTATCCACTGACTCTCTACCCAAAACATCCTCCAGTTGCTCCCTGGAGAGCTCTGATGGATCAGTCTTCACCAGCTCCCCAGTAGTTTCGCCCTCTAGTCCCAAAAGAACCTTTTTAAATAGGCCTCAGTCCTTTTGCACCAAGGCCACTGAAGACTGCAATACACCCAACAGAGAGATCAAAAAGCATTCCATGTCGTTCTCTTTTGCAAACCACAGGAAAACACTAATAAAAACCCAGAGCTGGGGCCCTGGAAAGAACGTGGGTTTTCAGAGAGACAGTTACACAAAGAAAGAAGATCAGTTCTCCTGCAGAGTTGTCCAGGGGAGCAGCCTGGATAATGACAAACCATTGCCTGTGGCCTATCAGCAAAGGCCTCGTTTCAGGTCAGCTGATGAAGTGTTCAGAGAGGTAGACCAGAGGAATCCTAGAAGACCACCTTCTTACGAAGAGGCAACTAAAAACTGTCTGTCCACTGAAGTTCCCTTCCACAATCTCACGGTTCAAACAATGAGATTAAAGGTGTCAAAGCAGGATGCTTTGCTGCCTCATccatgcagcagctctgcacaggacaCAGCCTATATGGCTCTAAGGGATCTACCCAGTGGCAGAATTTCTGCAACGAAGGATCCTGACGTGGAAACTGAAAGCCTCAGCGTCACGGTGGGAATAAACTCCCGTGTGAGTTTGCCCGTGACTCCGGGAGTCTACCGATTGAGAGCCATGTCTGAATCCTGTCAAAAGAATAAACTGGAGTATTTGGCTCGGAGGTGCAGCCAGCCAGTTTTTGAGGTAGACCAGATCCAGTATGCTAAGGAATCCTATGTCTAA